One Terriglobales bacterium DNA segment encodes these proteins:
- a CDS encoding YihY/virulence factor BrkB family protein, which produces MFRAIGCTLKKTYQDIMRNHTMALAAGLSYYFVMSLFPLLILAAAVVSFLPIPNLFDRVLWAMQTVVPADSMGLVRGIMKDVISPSKGSFLTIGILGTVWAASGGFASLIEALNVAYDVPETRPFWKTRLLAVGLMVVVGGLLIGGAVSMFLGPQFGDWLAKKLHLSWVFAAVWPYLRWVLSIAFTVLAVELMFYWAPNVKQRFRATLPGALVGVGFWIAASYGLGLYFQHFAHFNKTYGALGAAVALMVWLYWSWFFILAGAEINSELLKAEGHGRLRLKQPPPKVIFARPAWEEDTSEDQERKAA; this is translated from the coding sequence ATGTTTCGGGCCATTGGCTGCACTCTTAAGAAGACCTATCAGGACATCATGCGCAATCACACGATGGCGCTCGCAGCCGGCCTGTCGTATTACTTCGTGATGTCTCTGTTTCCGCTGCTGATCCTGGCGGCAGCGGTCGTCAGCTTTCTGCCGATTCCGAACCTTTTCGACCGGGTGCTCTGGGCGATGCAGACAGTCGTCCCAGCCGATAGCATGGGCCTGGTGCGAGGGATCATGAAGGACGTGATCTCGCCCAGCAAGGGCAGCTTCCTGACGATCGGCATTCTCGGCACGGTTTGGGCGGCCTCCGGCGGATTTGCCAGCCTTATTGAGGCACTCAACGTCGCCTACGACGTTCCCGAGACGCGACCGTTCTGGAAGACGCGGTTGCTCGCTGTTGGCTTAATGGTGGTGGTCGGCGGACTGCTAATCGGCGGTGCGGTCTCGATGTTCTTGGGGCCCCAATTCGGAGATTGGCTGGCCAAGAAACTACACCTGAGCTGGGTGTTTGCCGCAGTGTGGCCGTATCTGCGATGGGTACTCTCGATTGCTTTCACCGTACTCGCAGTCGAACTGATGTTCTACTGGGCGCCGAATGTGAAACAGCGCTTCCGAGCGACGCTGCCAGGCGCGCTGGTCGGCGTTGGTTTCTGGATTGCTGCGTCGTACGGCCTAGGGCTTTACTTCCAACACTTCGCACACTTCAACAAAACCTACGGTGCGCTCGGCGCGGCGGTGGCGCTGATGGTATGGCTCTACTGGTCGTGGTTCTTCATCTTGGCCGGGGCGGAGATCAACTCGGAACTTCTCAAGGCTGAGGGTCACGGCCGGCTTAGGTTGAAGCAGCCTCCACCAAAGGTGATCTTCGCACGGCCTGCATGGGAAGAAGACACCTCCGAGGACCAGGAACGCAAAGCAGCTTAA
- a CDS encoding GIY-YIG nuclease family protein — protein MPRAYLFFVYIMVSSSGTLYVGVSNNVYARSKQHKQGIGSVFTRRYDVDRLVYYEEHNYILNAIARETEVKKWRREKKVALIESINPSWRDLSKDFEKLVFLKRPDVG, from the coding sequence ATGCCTCGCGCCTATCTGTTCTTTGTTTACATCATGGTGAGTTCAAGTGGAACGTTGTACGTCGGAGTGTCGAATAACGTGTATGCCCGGTCGAAACAACACAAACAGGGCATAGGCTCGGTGTTCACGCGCAGGTACGATGTGGACCGCCTCGTCTACTACGAAGAACACAACTACATCCTCAATGCAATCGCGAGGGAGACGGAAGTCAAGAAGTGGAGGCGAGAGAAGAAGGTCGCTCTAATCGAAAGCATAAATCCAAGTTGGCGCGACTTGAGCAAAGACTTCGAAAAGCTCGTGTTCCTGAAACGTCCTGATGTGGGGTAA
- a CDS encoding cold-shock protein encodes MEQGTVKWFNDAKGFGFITRQSGEDVFVHFSAIQSKGFRSLQEGQSVQFNVVRGPKGLQAENVQVL; translated from the coding sequence ATGGAACAAGGAACAGTAAAGTGGTTCAACGACGCCAAAGGCTTTGGCTTCATCACTCGTCAGAGCGGTGAGGACGTTTTCGTGCATTTCTCGGCTATCCAGTCGAAAGGCTTCCGTAGCTTGCAGGAAGGCCAGTCGGTGCAATTCAACGTCGTCCGCGGACCCAAGGGTCTCCAGGCAGAAAACGTTCAGGTTCTCTAA
- the aroF gene encoding 3-deoxy-7-phosphoheptulonate synthase, protein MLVVMQAHATEEQVRAVCAKIEKAGFRAHAIPGAQRTAVGITGNQGSVEIGLDDMEGVQEVIRVSKPYKLVSRDAKDSNTVINFPNSDATIGGHELAIIAGPCSVESREQTFAVAERVARAGARFFRGGAYKPRTSPYSFQGKGEEGLKILAEVRDKFGLLIVTEAVDNESLELVEKYADVIQIGARNMQNYSLLKRAGRARKPVLLKRGISATLEELLMSAEYIMSEGNYNVVLCERGVRTFTDHTRNTLDLSIVPAVQRLSHLPIIADPSHGTGKRNKVIPLSRAAAAVGADGLIIEVHNDPDRALSDGQQSIYPDQFDQLMHEIRQIAAVVGRTVYSGAVQSTSAD, encoded by the coding sequence ATGCTTGTAGTAATGCAGGCTCATGCCACGGAGGAACAGGTCCGTGCCGTCTGCGCGAAGATCGAAAAAGCCGGATTTCGCGCACACGCCATTCCTGGCGCTCAGCGCACCGCCGTCGGAATCACCGGTAACCAGGGCTCCGTCGAAATCGGCCTCGACGACATGGAAGGCGTGCAGGAAGTCATTCGCGTCTCCAAACCGTATAAATTGGTCAGCCGCGACGCGAAGGATTCCAACACCGTCATTAACTTCCCGAACAGTGACGCAACCATCGGCGGTCACGAATTGGCCATCATCGCTGGCCCCTGTTCAGTGGAAAGCCGCGAACAGACGTTTGCGGTCGCGGAGCGTGTAGCTCGTGCCGGAGCGCGATTCTTCCGCGGTGGCGCATACAAGCCTCGCACGTCGCCGTATTCGTTCCAGGGAAAAGGCGAAGAAGGCCTCAAAATCCTCGCCGAAGTCCGCGACAAGTTCGGCCTCCTGATCGTCACCGAAGCCGTCGATAACGAATCGCTCGAGCTCGTTGAGAAGTATGCCGACGTCATCCAGATCGGCGCCCGCAACATGCAGAACTATTCCCTGCTCAAGCGTGCTGGACGCGCCCGCAAACCCGTCCTGCTGAAGCGCGGCATCTCCGCGACGCTGGAAGAGTTACTCATGAGCGCCGAGTACATCATGAGCGAAGGCAACTACAACGTCGTACTCTGCGAGCGTGGCGTGCGGACATTCACCGACCACACCCGAAATACGCTCGACCTCAGCATCGTGCCTGCAGTTCAGCGCTTGAGCCATTTGCCTATCATCGCCGATCCGAGCCATGGAACCGGCAAACGCAACAAGGTCATTCCGCTTTCCCGCGCCGCAGCCGCTGTCGGCGCCGATGGGTTGATCATCGAAGTCCATAACGATCCCGACCGCGCCTTATCCGACGGGCAACAATCCATCTACCCGGATCAGTTCGATCAACTCATGCATGAGATCCGCCAGATTGCTGCTGTCGTGGGTCGCACTGTATATTCAGGTGCTGTCCAGTCCACATCGGCAGATTAA
- a CDS encoding ATP-binding protein produces the protein MSSDSRSSSVGPTGETVRVRAISSRLPKSPVQGLRAKIRIGGYSIAIISVLFALLLRLAVDPWLGDQSPYLLFVIAVAITGLYAGVRPALVAGALGTVVAYFCFVPPRSEWGFAGVSDAVGFGVYVFVVFGVILLVHARIRAAQKGEEHRMQAEETLLRTERLSASWQMASMLAHEINNPLAALTNVMFLLNEQPLDSRSQELLAAGTDNLNRVIRISRMTMGFFFEKDVQLPVRLRDIVDEVAATLNSAECFKNIQCTREFRADLKIIASPLKMKQLIASLLTNAMESGADKVCIRVELGTERRSPGRTGARITVGDNGRGIPPELRERVFEPFFTSKSEKGTGLGLWATRAIVLRNNGSISLRSAVSGAKKGTSVSVFLPVNVSETLTVPLNLRRAGRAAK, from the coding sequence ATGTCATCCGACTCCCGCTCGTCTTCGGTCGGACCGACCGGAGAGACCGTGCGCGTACGGGCGATATCGAGCCGGTTGCCGAAGAGCCCTGTGCAAGGCCTGCGCGCAAAGATACGCATCGGCGGATATTCGATCGCGATCATCTCGGTATTGTTCGCACTGCTGCTGCGATTGGCGGTAGATCCGTGGCTGGGCGATCAGAGCCCATACCTTCTGTTCGTGATTGCCGTAGCAATCACGGGCCTGTATGCGGGGGTCCGTCCTGCGTTGGTGGCAGGAGCATTGGGCACGGTTGTTGCCTATTTCTGTTTTGTACCACCGAGATCCGAGTGGGGATTCGCCGGGGTCAGCGATGCGGTTGGGTTTGGCGTTTATGTGTTCGTTGTGTTCGGGGTGATTCTCCTTGTCCATGCCCGCATACGGGCGGCACAAAAGGGCGAAGAACATCGGATGCAGGCAGAAGAGACCCTGTTGAGAACCGAACGACTCTCAGCGTCGTGGCAAATGGCTTCCATGCTGGCGCATGAGATCAATAATCCTCTTGCTGCTCTGACTAATGTCATGTTCCTGCTGAACGAGCAGCCTCTCGACTCGCGTTCACAGGAACTGTTGGCCGCGGGAACGGATAACCTGAATCGTGTCATCCGCATTTCACGCATGACTATGGGCTTCTTCTTCGAGAAGGATGTCCAGCTTCCAGTGCGCCTTCGCGATATCGTTGATGAAGTCGCCGCCACCTTGAACTCGGCGGAATGCTTTAAGAACATTCAATGTACGCGCGAATTTAGAGCTGATCTTAAGATCATCGCCTCCCCACTGAAGATGAAACAGTTGATTGCAAGCCTGTTGACGAATGCCATGGAATCCGGCGCCGACAAGGTTTGCATTCGGGTTGAACTTGGAACCGAGAGACGTTCCCCAGGAAGGACCGGGGCCCGTATCACTGTCGGGGACAACGGTCGGGGAATTCCGCCCGAGTTGCGCGAGCGTGTTTTTGAGCCATTCTTCACTTCGAAATCAGAGAAGGGCACAGGTCTTGGACTATGGGCAACGCGTGCCATCGTCTTGAGAAATAACGGCTCGATCAGCCTTCGCAGCGCTGTTAGCGGCGCAAAAAAGGGCACGTCTGTCTCCGTGTTCCTGCCGGTGAACGTTTCGGAAACGCTCACGGTCCCCCTTAATCTCAGGCGAGCAGGGCGAGCGGCGAAATGA
- a CDS encoding deoxyribonuclease IV — MAKFEKDILKLIPAPKQRPKVTSRRIGIHTSTAGGVENAAERAYRLGCNALQVFSSSPRQWKPYELDASQCRVMTSLRQKYDLKPLVIHANYLINASAVNPVFLEKSIHAFRGEIERALALCAEYLVLHPGSFRGMTREEGLVRVIESLSAAADGLDLRKAGLTILIENTAGAEYSLGGSFEQVAVLVEHLAKEIPVGACIDTCHTHVAGYDITTKEGFAETMSRLDDTVGLDRVKVWHCNDAKAARGSKLDRHQHIGQGMIGLEPFRWLLNDPRTKHAAFIAETPIDEPLDDLKNVEALKSLVSTRRRAAS, encoded by the coding sequence ATGGCGAAATTCGAAAAGGACATTCTGAAGCTGATTCCGGCGCCGAAGCAGCGGCCGAAGGTGACGTCGCGGCGGATCGGGATTCATACGTCCACGGCCGGCGGGGTGGAGAATGCGGCGGAGAGGGCGTATCGGCTGGGGTGCAATGCGCTGCAGGTGTTCTCGTCAAGTCCGAGGCAGTGGAAGCCGTACGAACTGGATGCCTCGCAGTGCCGGGTGATGACCAGTTTGCGCCAGAAGTACGACCTGAAGCCGCTGGTGATCCACGCGAATTACCTGATCAATGCGTCGGCGGTGAACCCGGTGTTCCTGGAGAAGTCGATTCATGCGTTCCGTGGCGAGATCGAGCGGGCGCTGGCGCTTTGTGCCGAGTACCTGGTGTTGCATCCGGGATCGTTTCGCGGGATGACACGGGAAGAAGGACTCGTGCGGGTGATCGAGAGCCTGAGCGCCGCGGCGGATGGACTGGATCTGAGGAAGGCCGGGTTGACGATCCTGATCGAGAACACGGCGGGAGCGGAGTATTCGCTGGGGGGATCGTTCGAACAGGTCGCGGTTCTGGTCGAGCACCTGGCGAAGGAGATCCCAGTCGGCGCGTGCATTGATACATGCCACACGCATGTCGCGGGATACGACATCACGACCAAAGAGGGCTTTGCGGAAACGATGTCGAGGCTGGACGACACGGTCGGCCTCGACCGCGTGAAGGTCTGGCACTGCAATGATGCGAAGGCGGCACGAGGGTCGAAGCTGGATAGGCATCAGCATATCGGGCAGGGAATGATTGGGCTGGAGCCGTTCCGGTGGTTGCTGAATGATCCGAGGACAAAGCACGCGGCGTTTATTGCGGAGACGCCGATTGATGAGCCGCTGGATGATTTGAAGAATGTGGAGGCGCTGAAGTCTTTGGTGAGCACGCGACGGCGCGCCGCAAGCTAG
- a CDS encoding efflux RND transporter periplasmic adaptor subunit, which yields MGYTFPFVCFLITMALQTQEEKALKTRRSKWISAALVVGAIVAIWLTFSMRGGTVLIRAAKAQRQPISATISTNGTVEPVSGMQAHAPSPTTVKKLLVKEGDQVRAGQLLLQLDDASVRADAARALAQVRAAEADLAAVSAGGSREEVTANRAELNRARSEFQAAQRNLEAVRRLQQTGAASVAELRDAEARLNNAQSQVNVLEQKTTSRYSNEDRQRAQAALEQARASYAAAQDLLNKTNIRSTVNGTVYSMPAKLGAFVNAGDLLVQVANLSKMMVRAFVDEPDIGRLAPGQKVRVTWDALPGRSWEGTVTHVPTTVVLKGSRTVGEVTCEVDNSDRKLLPNVNVSAVIMTARHENAIVVPREAVHQDASKRYVFQVVNNRTVRRDIETSISSMTLIEVTSGLKEGDVVALGAVGAQNLKDGLSVEIQK from the coding sequence ATGGGCTATACTTTCCCGTTCGTGTGTTTCCTGATAACGATGGCACTGCAAACGCAAGAAGAAAAAGCACTTAAAACCCGCAGGTCGAAATGGATCTCCGCTGCTCTGGTGGTCGGCGCGATTGTGGCGATCTGGCTTACGTTCTCCATGCGCGGCGGCACCGTTTTGATCCGGGCGGCGAAAGCTCAACGCCAGCCGATTTCGGCCACCATATCGACAAATGGAACGGTTGAACCAGTTTCGGGAATGCAGGCGCACGCTCCTTCCCCGACTACGGTGAAGAAGCTGCTGGTAAAAGAAGGCGATCAGGTCCGTGCTGGGCAGCTTTTGTTGCAACTTGACGACGCCAGCGTCCGTGCCGATGCCGCGCGTGCATTGGCCCAGGTTCGCGCCGCCGAAGCCGATCTGGCCGCTGTCTCTGCAGGCGGATCGCGCGAAGAGGTCACGGCAAACCGCGCGGAGTTGAACCGGGCGCGTTCGGAATTTCAGGCCGCGCAGCGGAACCTCGAAGCCGTTCGGCGACTGCAGCAAACGGGCGCTGCTTCGGTTGCGGAACTTCGCGACGCGGAAGCGCGGCTGAACAATGCACAGTCTCAGGTCAACGTCCTTGAGCAGAAAACCACAAGCCGCTACTCGAACGAGGATCGCCAGCGTGCTCAAGCAGCGCTGGAGCAGGCGCGCGCGTCCTATGCGGCTGCCCAGGATTTGCTCAATAAGACGAATATCCGCAGCACCGTCAACGGCACGGTTTATTCCATGCCCGCGAAACTGGGTGCATTCGTGAACGCAGGCGACCTGCTGGTCCAGGTGGCGAACCTGAGCAAGATGATGGTTCGTGCGTTCGTGGACGAACCAGACATCGGCCGTTTGGCGCCAGGGCAGAAAGTCCGAGTTACGTGGGATGCCCTGCCGGGCCGGTCGTGGGAAGGCACTGTCACGCACGTCCCCACCACAGTCGTGCTGAAAGGCTCTCGCACCGTCGGCGAAGTCACCTGCGAGGTGGACAACAGCGACCGCAAGTTGCTGCCGAATGTGAACGTTTCGGCGGTGATCATGACCGCGCGCCACGAGAACGCAATCGTGGTCCCGCGCGAAGCCGTCCACCAGGACGCCTCGAAACGTTACGTCTTCCAAGTTGTTAATAACAGGACGGTTCGGCGAGACATAGAAACTTCCATCTCCAGTATGACGTTAATAGAAGTAACCAGTGGCCTCAAGGAAGGCGATGTCGTCGCACTTGGCGCCGTGGGAGCACAAAATCTCAAAGATGGATTATCGGTAGAAATACAGAAGTAA
- a CDS encoding CoA-binding protein encodes MPANVSLNTIESFLSQKRIALVGISRQPQDIGKSLLEELRQRGHEVFPINPAVSEIFGQRCFARLQEIQPPPDAALILTSPSVTNSVVRDCAAAGVKHVWMYRAGARTQGSVSEEAVQFCRDHGIEVVPGQCPFMYLSPVRHVHWVHRLIFKIKGRYPSK; translated from the coding sequence ATGCCGGCCAACGTCTCCCTGAACACCATCGAATCCTTCCTCTCGCAAAAGCGGATTGCCCTCGTCGGAATCTCCCGACAACCTCAAGACATTGGCAAATCCCTCCTCGAAGAACTTCGTCAGCGCGGCCACGAAGTCTTCCCCATAAATCCTGCCGTTTCAGAAATATTCGGCCAGCGCTGCTTCGCACGCCTTCAGGAGATTCAGCCTCCACCCGACGCTGCTCTCATCCTGACGTCGCCTTCGGTTACGAACTCGGTCGTCCGTGACTGCGCCGCTGCCGGCGTCAAGCACGTCTGGATGTATCGCGCTGGCGCTCGGACCCAGGGCTCCGTATCCGAAGAAGCCGTCCAGTTCTGTCGCGACCATGGAATCGAGGTCGTCCCCGGCCAGTGTCCGTTCATGTATCTGTCACCTGTTCGGCACGTCCACTGGGTCCACCGCCTGATCTTCAAGATCAAGGGCCGCTACCCAAGCAAGTGA
- a CDS encoding beta-propeller fold lactonase family protein, with translation MKVTRKLFLVLLATALCLGAACRRKGLTYPAGYHEFGYVTNGRSDTVSVLDLTTFQNIKTLKVGQNPTGVVVNPAKNEVYVVNTESNNVSFIDAEKNEVVATVGVHRAPYYISVSDDGKRAYVANSGSSNVSVLDLEQRKVAATIPVGAAPGLARVSQDGTVAVASNRQDNTVSIIDGTKLSVRATLPVCQAPEDIVILPDASKAFVACSASSQVAAIDLKNDRLLTLLDVGKTPVRMVMKPDGGEIFVCNFDSSSISVIETAANEIGQTFLIGSNPANAIVSTDNTTLYVSNLGSNTVSIYGIDIGRVLGSLPTGSRPDSIALTGNEKFVITVNTASGDAAVLRITKLPGSSKISADRAMVTMIPVGMQPNGIAVKAFTTK, from the coding sequence TTGAAAGTCACACGTAAGTTGTTCCTTGTTCTCCTCGCGACCGCGCTCTGCCTCGGCGCAGCATGCCGTCGTAAGGGACTCACCTACCCCGCGGGATATCACGAGTTCGGCTACGTCACCAACGGACGAAGCGACACCGTCTCCGTGCTCGACCTCACCACCTTCCAGAACATAAAGACTCTCAAGGTCGGACAGAATCCCACCGGCGTCGTCGTCAATCCCGCGAAGAACGAAGTGTATGTCGTCAATACCGAGTCGAACAACGTCAGCTTTATCGACGCCGAGAAGAACGAAGTCGTAGCTACTGTAGGCGTTCATCGCGCGCCGTACTACATCTCCGTTTCGGATGATGGCAAGCGCGCTTACGTCGCGAACTCGGGCTCTTCGAACGTTTCCGTGCTCGATCTTGAGCAACGCAAAGTCGCTGCGACCATTCCGGTGGGCGCTGCTCCCGGACTTGCGCGCGTATCGCAGGATGGAACCGTCGCCGTCGCTTCCAACCGTCAGGACAACACTGTCTCCATCATCGATGGAACCAAGCTCTCCGTCCGGGCCACGCTGCCTGTCTGCCAGGCTCCCGAAGATATCGTCATTCTTCCCGATGCAAGCAAGGCCTTCGTAGCGTGCAGTGCTTCCTCGCAGGTAGCGGCCATTGACCTAAAAAACGATCGTCTGCTCACGCTTCTCGATGTCGGCAAAACTCCGGTTCGCATGGTGATGAAGCCAGATGGAGGCGAAATCTTCGTCTGCAACTTCGATTCGTCAAGCATCTCGGTGATCGAAACCGCCGCCAACGAAATCGGCCAGACCTTCCTCATCGGCAGCAATCCCGCGAACGCCATCGTCAGCACCGATAACACCACGCTTTACGTCAGCAACCTCGGCTCAAACACTGTTTCGATCTACGGCATCGACATCGGCCGTGTTCTAGGCTCGCTTCCCACCGGCTCACGTCCCGACTCCATCGCGCTCACTGGAAACGAAAAATTCGTCATCACCGTGAATACCGCGTCGGGCGACGCCGCCGTCCTCCGCATCACCAAACTTCCCGGCAGTTCCAAGATCAGCGCCGACCGAGCCATGGTCACCATGATTCCCGTAGGTATGCAGCCAAACGGCATTGCAGTGAAAGCATTCACCACGAAATAG
- the leuS gene encoding leucine--tRNA ligase, whose amino-acid sequence MSKKKSNDPVEQVKENIKEFVEQVKEDVDQVMTELGLKEPHIPSDGDAAPVATVPASTMPASGNGGEPRRDDDNRYDHKTVEEKWSAAWASDSTIYAAEKASSKKKFYVLEMLPYPSGALHMGHVRNYAIGDALARFMWMQGYNVLHPMGWDSFGLPAENAAIKNNTPPRQWTLSNIANMKAQMKRLGFAYDWDREVTTCLPDYYRWNQWFFLKLYEKGLAYRKKSKVNWCPECATVLANEQVAGGFCWRHETTPVQQKELEQWFVRTTNYAEELLQGLDKLEGWPEKVRTMQRNWIGRSEGALVDFGVEDIPEAKITVFTTRIDTIFGATSVQLAPEHPLVSELVGNDPELHAKVEDLLAEQRRAKERGDVGAIEKHGVFTGRFALNPFNQEKVPIWIANYILMDYGTGAIMSVPAHDDRDYEFAKKYGIPIRVVILPRREGEPPEAGEAESPVLPFVGEDSLLMNSGEYSGMACLEAQKKMAADAEKGGFGKAAITYRLKDWGISRQRYWGTPIPMIYCAKCGVVPVPENQLPVLLPENVNITLQGGSPLERVPEFMNTTCPKCGEKARRETDTMDTFVDSSWYFYRYTDAHNGRAPFDKQVVDYWFPIDQYIGGVEHAILHLIYSRFWTKFMRDLGMCSNDEPAQRLFTQGMVIKGGAKMSKSLGNTVSPDDMVARYGADATRMYVLFAAPPDRDLDWQDAGINGTYSFVNRVYRFVVKYGSAKAGTVPAELAPEARHLQRKLHQTIKRVTDELQGRWHFNTCVSAIMSFMNELYGAEDAIAKGLVPPALLAELQRNLVLILAPFAPYLAHELWEKVGDGTALLRHPWPKFDPALAKEDEIEIAVQVNGKVRGRVVVPADAPEDQVRSAALADPKVAAAMEGKQLVKAVVVPGRLVNVVVR is encoded by the coding sequence ATGTCTAAGAAGAAGAGCAACGACCCTGTTGAGCAGGTAAAGGAAAACATTAAGGAATTTGTCGAGCAGGTCAAGGAAGACGTTGACCAGGTGATGACCGAGCTTGGGTTGAAGGAGCCGCACATTCCGAGCGACGGAGATGCTGCGCCTGTGGCGACTGTGCCGGCTTCGACTATGCCGGCTTCGGGCAACGGAGGCGAGCCGCGTCGCGATGACGACAATCGCTACGACCACAAGACGGTGGAAGAGAAGTGGTCGGCGGCGTGGGCGTCGGATTCGACTATCTATGCGGCGGAGAAGGCGTCGTCGAAGAAGAAGTTCTACGTGTTGGAAATGTTGCCGTATCCCTCGGGCGCGCTGCACATGGGGCACGTGCGCAATTACGCCATCGGCGATGCGCTGGCGCGCTTCATGTGGATGCAGGGTTACAACGTGCTTCATCCGATGGGATGGGATTCGTTTGGGCTTCCGGCGGAGAATGCAGCCATCAAGAACAATACGCCTCCGCGTCAGTGGACGCTGTCGAACATCGCGAACATGAAGGCGCAGATGAAGCGCCTGGGGTTCGCGTATGACTGGGACCGCGAAGTCACGACATGTTTGCCTGACTACTATCGGTGGAACCAGTGGTTCTTCCTGAAGCTGTACGAGAAGGGGTTGGCGTACCGAAAGAAGAGCAAGGTGAACTGGTGTCCGGAGTGCGCGACCGTACTTGCGAATGAGCAGGTGGCGGGCGGTTTCTGCTGGCGTCACGAAACGACTCCGGTGCAGCAGAAGGAGTTGGAGCAGTGGTTTGTGCGGACGACGAACTACGCCGAGGAGTTGTTGCAGGGGCTCGACAAGCTTGAGGGCTGGCCGGAGAAAGTCCGGACGATGCAGCGGAACTGGATTGGCCGGAGCGAGGGCGCGCTGGTGGACTTCGGAGTGGAGGACATTCCGGAGGCGAAGATTACGGTCTTCACGACGCGTATCGACACGATCTTCGGCGCGACGTCGGTGCAGTTGGCGCCGGAGCATCCGCTGGTTAGCGAGTTGGTTGGGAATGATCCGGAGTTGCACGCGAAGGTTGAAGACTTGTTGGCGGAACAGCGCAGGGCGAAAGAACGCGGCGATGTGGGTGCCATCGAGAAGCATGGCGTGTTCACGGGTCGCTTTGCGCTGAACCCGTTCAACCAGGAGAAGGTGCCGATCTGGATTGCGAACTACATCCTGATGGACTACGGCACGGGCGCGATTATGTCGGTGCCGGCGCATGACGATCGCGACTACGAGTTCGCGAAGAAGTACGGCATTCCGATTCGGGTCGTGATTCTGCCGCGTCGTGAAGGCGAACCGCCGGAGGCTGGGGAAGCAGAGAGCCCGGTGCTGCCGTTTGTCGGCGAAGACAGCTTGCTGATGAATTCCGGCGAGTACAGCGGTATGGCTTGCCTGGAAGCGCAGAAGAAGATGGCTGCCGATGCGGAGAAGGGCGGATTCGGTAAGGCAGCGATTACGTATCGGTTGAAGGATTGGGGTATTTCGCGGCAACGGTATTGGGGCACGCCGATCCCGATGATCTATTGCGCAAAGTGCGGCGTGGTGCCGGTGCCGGAGAACCAGTTGCCGGTGTTGTTGCCGGAGAACGTGAACATCACGTTGCAGGGCGGGTCTCCGCTGGAGCGGGTGCCGGAGTTCATGAATACCACGTGTCCGAAGTGCGGCGAGAAGGCTCGGCGTGAGACGGACACGATGGATACGTTCGTGGATTCGTCCTGGTATTTCTATCGCTACACGGATGCGCACAACGGTCGCGCGCCGTTCGACAAGCAGGTGGTGGACTACTGGTTCCCGATTGATCAGTACATCGGCGGAGTGGAGCACGCGATTCTGCACCTCATCTATTCGCGCTTCTGGACGAAGTTCATGCGCGATTTGGGTATGTGCTCGAACGACGAGCCGGCGCAACGCCTGTTCACGCAGGGCATGGTGATCAAGGGCGGCGCGAAGATGTCGAAGAGCCTAGGGAATACGGTGTCGCCGGACGACATGGTGGCACGTTATGGGGCCGACGCGACGCGTATGTATGTGTTGTTTGCGGCGCCTCCGGATCGCGACCTCGACTGGCAAGATGCGGGGATCAACGGCACGTACAGCTTCGTGAATCGTGTGTACCGGTTTGTGGTGAAGTATGGGTCGGCGAAGGCGGGTACGGTTCCGGCTGAACTGGCTCCGGAAGCGCGTCATTTGCAGCGCAAGCTTCACCAGACGATCAAGCGCGTGACCGACGAGTTGCAGGGTCGCTGGCACTTCAACACGTGCGTGTCGGCCATCATGAGCTTCATGAACGAGCTTTACGGGGCGGAAGACGCGATTGCGAAGGGACTGGTGCCTCCTGCGTTGTTGGCGGAACTTCAGCGGAATTTGGTGTTGATCCTTGCACCGTTTGCGCCGTATCTTGCGCACGAGTTGTGGGAGAAGGTTGGCGATGGGACGGCGCTGTTGCGTCATCCGTGGCCGAAGTTCGATCCGGCACTCGCGAAGGAAGATGAGATCGAGATCGCGGTACAGGTGAATGGCAAGGTGCGCGGGCGTGTGGTTGTCCCGGCGGATGCGCCGGAGGATCAGGTGCGCTCGGCGGCCCTGGCAGATCCTAAGGTTGCGGCGGCAATGGAAGGGAAGCAGTTGGTGAAGGCAGTCGTGGTGCCGGGAAGATTGGTCAACGTGGTGGTGCGCTAG